Within the [Enterobacter] lignolyticus SCF1 genome, the region TGCCAGCAAAATACCGGCTGGCGATGCCGCAGGGCACACGGAGAGGTGCGGCCAGATCATTAATCATTTCTACAGCGCCGTAAAAGACGGTATCATTGCGCTACGAGTCATCCCAAAAAGCAAACTTAATTAGTAATCAATATGATAATCAAACCAAAAATCCGTGGATTCATCTGTACGACAACGCATCCCACTGGCTGCAAGGCCAATGTGAACAGACAAATCGACTATGTGAAGAAAAACGGGCAGATGGCTAAAGGTCCTGCCCGGGTGCTGGTTATTGGCGCCTCTACCGGTTACGGGCTTGCTTCGCGCATCTCTGCGGCGTTTGGCAGCGGCGCGGCGACTATCGGCGTGTTTTTTGAAAAACCGGGCATCGAGTCTAAGCCGGGCTCCGCGGGCTGGTATAACTCAGCCGCGTTTGACGAAGCCGCCAAAAAGGAAGGGCTGTATTCTAAAAGCATTAACGGTGACGCGTTCTCCGACGAATGCCGCGATGAGGTGATTAAACTCATCAAAGAAGACCTCGGTCAGATTGATTTAGTGGTTTACTCGCTGGCCTCTCCGGTACGCAAGATGCCGAAAACCGGTGAAATCGTCCGCTCTGCGCTGAAGCCTATCGGCGAGGTTTACACCTCAAAAGCGATTGATACCAACAAGGATCAAATCACGACCGCCAGCATTGAGCCGGCGACCGAAGAAGAAGTGCAGAACACCGTTACCGTCATGGGCGGCGAAGACTGGGAGCTGTGGATCGACGCGCTGAGCAAAGCCAACGTGCTGGCAGACGGCGTTAAAACCGTGGCCTACTCCTACATCGGTACCGACCTGACGTGGCCTATCTACTGGCACGGCGCGCTGGGCAAAGCGAAAGAAGACCTCGACCGCGCGGCAAGCGCACTGCGTGGCCAGCTGGCGCCGCTGCACGGCTCGGCAAACGTTGCGGTGCTGAAATCCGTGGTGACCCAGGCCTCTTCGGCTATCCCGGTGATGCCGCTGTATATCTCTATGGTCTTCAAGCTGATGAAAGAGCAGGGGATTCACGAAGGGTGCATCGAGCAAATTAACCGCCTGATGACCACCAGCCTGTACGGCGAGAAAAATGCGCTTGATGACAACCAGCGTATCCGTATGGACGACTGGGAGCTGCGTGAAGATATCCAGCAGGCGTGCCGCGACCTGTGGCCGCTGATCACCACCGAAAACCTGGCCCAGGAAACCGACTATGCCGGTTACAAGCAGGAGTTCCTGAACCTGTTTGGCTTCGGCTTTGCGGAAGTGGATTACGATGCTGACGTGAACCCGGAAGTGGAGTTCGACGTCGTTACGCTGTAATCCGGCGTTCAGACTGAAAGTGAAAAGGGGCGAAAGCCCCTTTTTTTGATCCACGAATGGTGATGCCATGTATCCGATCAGTTTGGCGTCGTCTGTCGCTGCGGTTCACCGGCACTTTTATTGAGCATTCGGGTTGCCAGCACGCCGGACATCATCGAGCCATTGACGTTCAGCGCAGTTCTCGCCATATCGACGACGGGTTCAATGGCAATGAAGATACCGACCAGCGCGACCGGGAAATTGAGCGTCGACAGGACGATCAGCGCGGCAAACGTACCGCCGCCGCCAACACCGGCGACGCCGATAGAGCCGAGCGCGATAGCGGGCAGCATCGCGGCCAGAAACGAAATGGACAGCGGATCGATGCCTAACGTCGGGGCAATCATCGCCACCATCACTGCCGGATAAATACCGGCGCAGCCGTTTTGCCCCATGCTGGAGCCAAATGATGCGGAAATACTGGCAATGGTATTGGGCACGCCGAATCTTTCCTGAGCGGAGATAGCCAGCGGTATGGCGGCCGCGCTGCTGCGGGAGACAAAGGCAAACGTCAGCACCGGCCACACGGTTTTGTAGTACTGCACCGGGTTGTGCCCGCTAAGCGCAAGCAATAGCGCGTGTACAATAAACATCATTAGCACGGCAAGATAGCAGGCGCCGATAAAACCAAGCAGGCTGGCGAATTGCTCGATTTGATAGGATGAGAAGACTTTCGCCATGAGCGCCATGACCCCATAGGGGGTGAGGGCGATAACAATACGCACCATCTTCATGACCCACACCTGCGTGGCGTTAATCGCCGCGCTTAATTTCGCGCCTTCTTCCGGCGCATCTTTTTTAACTTTCAGCAGCGCGATGCCGGCCAGCAATGTGAAAATCACGATGCCGATGACGGAAACGCTGCGCGCGCCGGTCAGGTCAAGAAAGAGGTTGGTCGGGATTAGCGACGTAAGCAGCTGCGGCAAGGATACGCTGGCGGTTTTAGTGACATCATCCGCGGTCAGGGTGGACTGCATATGTCCAAATGCGCTGGCATCAAGCCCAAGCGCCTGCGTCGTCAGCAACCCGACGAAACCAGCCGTCATCACCAGAAATAACATACAGCCAACGATCGTGAGCGACATTTTGCCGATACCGGCGCTGTTTTCGAGTTTATTAATAGCTGAAAGGATAGAAATAAAGATAAGCGGAATAGCAACAAGTTTCAGTAAATTCACATAACCGTTACCAATAATACTGTACCAGTCAATCACCGTCTTACTGCTGTCTGCGTGGATAAGATGCAGGGATAACCCGATTACTGCGCCAATAAAGATGGCAATAAAAACACTTTTAGAGAGAGAAGCGCTTTTTTGGTCGATTCTGAATATTCCCCATGAACAGACCAGAAACAGCACGATATAGGCGAGCGTAATGAACATAGTGTAAGCCTCTTGCCCCATTCAGCACCTGAAATGCCGGAAAGAGTTTAGTTTTTAGTCAGTAAATCTGTAATTTTTCTCAATTACAGGACCGTGGGGATTATAAGGACAGGCAGGATAGATGACCACATATTCAGTATGTATTTTTCATATTATCGATGAGCGTATTACGTATCGTTATGGGGAAGTGAAAAATACACAGGCGGATAAAAACAAAGACAAAGTAAATACAGACTACATTAGCAGCGTGCAGAGTAAGTAAGAAGGATAGGTGTTTGAGATAAAGAGAAGAGAACGAGCACCAGATCACGAAACTGTGAAATGGTGCGTCCGAGTGGACTCGAACCACCGACCCCCACCATGTCAAGGTGGTGCTCTAACCAACTGAGCTACGGACGCAGAATGGTGCGTTTAATTGGACTCGAACCAACGACCCCCACCATGTCAAGGTGGTGCTCTAACCAACTGAGCTATAAACGCAATGGTGCGTTCAATTGGACTCGAACCAACGACCCCCACCATGTCAAGGTGGTGCTCTAACCAACTGAGCTATGAACGCAACGTTGTGGTGACAACGGGGACGAATATTAGCGGCAGCCACGGGGCGTGGCAAGAGGGAAATGTCACTTTTCTTCCGTATTTCACGCGATTGAACGACTATTGCGCAAGTTTTCCCTTATTGCACGATGAACCTGTCTGTTCTTTGAGCAGCGGCCCGGTCCGGATGCCGGAAGTCGCCGGCGCGAGGGGAAATATCGCACCGCTATTGGTTAAATACCGTTATCCGTCAAGGGGTTGTCCTGATGGAGCAAAAGAGGAAGTTAATATAAAATGTACCTGTAGGTTTTAGCCATACACCGGCCGGGTGAGGTCATGCCGCCGAAAATGCACCATACAGGGGTTATCGATGAAGAACAAAGAAAGAAAAGCGCGCGGCCTGCCCTACCATTATGACGATCCGGAGATCATTGATGAGCAGAAGGCGTACGTCGAAAGGCTGTACGATTTTAATGCCACGCGCCCCTGCGAGCAGGAAAAGCGGCAAACGCTGCTTAAGGCGATGTTTGCGGAAATAGGGGAAGGCTGCCAGGTCGAACCGCCGGTGCGCTCCAACTGGGGCTGCCGGAACGTGCATCTGGGCCGCGGGGTGTTTTGTAATACCAATCTCACTTTTATCGATGATGCCGGGATCTACATCGGTGATAACACGATGATCGCGCCGAACGTGGTGATCACCACCGCAGGCCATCCCATACTGCCCATATTGCGCGAACATAACTATGTCTACGCGTTTGCGGTACATATTGGCAAAAACGTCTGGATCGGTTCTGGCGTACAAATCCTGCCGGGCGTCACTATCGGCGACAATTCAGTGATTGGTGCCGGAAGCGTCGTGACCAGGGATATCCCGGCAAACGCGGTGGCGTTTGGCGTTCCCTGTCGGGTGGTGCGGGAGATTGGCGAGCAGGATAAGCAGTTTTACTTTAAAGATAAGCCGCTGGACGTCCAGGAGTAACCGCGCGAGGCGATTAGAAGGCCGCCGTGGAAGGCGGCGGCCTGTGGATTAGCGGGCGGCGCGCTGCAGGATCCGTGTTGACGGCTGGCGCTGCAGAAAGCGCATGCGCAGCATCATCAGGATTGCGGCCGAGGTCAGTCCGATAATAAAGCCCATCCAGAACCCGGCAGGGCCCATCCGCGGCACGACCATATCAGTCAGCGCCAGGATATAGCCGCTCGGCAGGCCCAGCACCCAGTACGCGGTGAAGGTAATAAAGAAAATAGAACGCGTATCTTTATATCCGCGCAGAATACCGCTGCCGATAACCTGGATGGAGTCGGAAATCTGGTAAATCGCCGCCAGCAGCATCAGCTGTGCGGCCAGGGTGACGACCTCCGGGTTATCGTTGTACAGCAGGGCGATATGTTCGCGCAGCGAGACGGTGAAAATCGCCGTCATGACTGCCATACATACCCCCACGCCAAGCCCGGTCCAGGCCGCGGTCTGCGCGTCCAGCGTCGATCCCTGGCCGAGACGAAACCCCACGCGGATCGTCACGGCGGCGGCAAGCGACATCGGCAGAACGAACATCAGCGAGCTGAAGTTAAGCGCTATCTGGTGCCCGGCGACGTTGACAATCCCCAGCGGCGAGACGAGCAGGGCCACCACGGCGAACAGCGTCACCTCGAAAAACAGCGCCAGCGCGATCGGCAGACCGAGCTGGATCAGGCGCTTGAGCACCGAAAGGTCCGGCTTCTCCGTCAGCGCGTCGCTGTGGATGTCGCGCATAGAGCGGGCGCGCTTCACGTACGACAGCATGGCGATAAACATTACCCAGTAGACCGACGCGGTGGCCACGCCGCAGCCCACGCCGCCCAGCTCCGGCATGCCGAAATGGCCGTAAATAAAGATGTAGTTCACCGGAATGTTGACCAGCAGGCCGAGAAAGCCCATCACCATCCCCGGTTTGGTTTTGGCGAGCCCTTCGCACTGGTTACGGGCGACCTGGAAGAACAGGTAGCCCGGCGCGCCCCACAGCAGCGCGCGCAGATAGCCGACGGCTTTATCCGCAAGCAGCGGGTCGATATTGTGCATCGCGCGGATGATATGTCCGGCGTTCCACAGTACGATCATAATAAGTACGGACACCGCCCCAGCCAGCCAGAACCCCTGGCGCACCTGGTGGGCGATACGGTCGCGTCGGCCTGAGCCATTCAGCTGCGCAATGACCGGCGTCAGCGCCAGCAGCAGCCCGTGGCCGAAAAGAATAGCCGGAAGCCAGATAGAGGTGCCGATAGCGACCGCCGCCATGTCGGTGGCGCTATAGCCACCGGCCATGACGGTATCGACAAACCCCATGGCGGTTTGGGCGACCTGCGCAAAGATCACCGGAATTGCCAGTGCGAGCAACTGACGCGCTTCAATGACGTACTTCTGCACGTGAACACCTACTGTATTGTTGTTATTTGAGAGACTAAAAAAGCCGCCGTTACTGGCAGCAAGAAGAAGAACAGGGGAAATTTCGAATATATTGTAGCGAGGTTTTACTATTTAACCAGTCAAAAAAATAGCAGTGGGCCCTGGCTGGCTGGCAACCCATGGTGCCACCTGTTATTGTGCGGTGTATCTGACGCGGTAATGCTATCGCGATCGCAGCCTACAGGAGTTAAGTGTATGTTTACTGGAATCGTTCAGGGCGTGGCGAAAGTCGTGTCCATTGATGAGAAACCCAATTTCCGTACTCATGTCGTGGAAATGCCGGATGACATGCTGGATGGAATCGAAACGGGCGCATCGGTGGCGCACAACGGCTGTTGTCTGACGGTGACGGAGATTAACGGCAATCGCATCAGCTTTGATCTGATGAAAGAGACGCTGCGGATAACCAACCTTGGCGAGCTGACCGAGGGCGATGTCGTGAACGTTGAGCGCGCGGCGCGGTTCAGTGATGAAATTGGCGGTCATCTGATGTCCGGTCACATCATGACCACCGCGGAGGTGGCGAAAATTCTGACGTCGGAAAACAATCGCCAGATCTGGTTTAAGGTCCAGGATCCGACGCTGATGAAGTACATCCTCTATAAGGGATTCATCGGCGTGGACGGTATCAGCCTGACCGTTGGCGAAGTGACGCCAACCCGCTTCTGCGTGCATCTGATCCCTGAGACCCTGCAGCGCACCACGCTTGGCAAGAAAAAGCTCGGTGAGAAGGTGAATATCGAGATCGATCCGCAGACCCAGGCCGTGGTCGATACCGTGGAGCGCGTGCTGGCGGCAAAAGAAGCGGCGGCGGTACCGCGCAGCAGCGCCGACGAATAGCCGCGCGGGCAGAAAAAAGAAACCCCGGAATTCCGGGGTTTTGTTTTTTTAGCGCGCGATGCGCAGGCCGCCGTCCGCTCCACGGGAAAATACCACCTGCCAGAGCTGAATATCACGGGCGCGAAACGCGCCGGCGCAGGCGTTCAGATAGTAGGTGAACATGCGTTTGAAGCGTTCGGAGTAGTTGTCGGCTATCTCCGGCCAGCTCGCGAGGAAGCGGTGGTGCCAGGCCATCAGCGTGGTGTCGTAGTCTGCGCCGAAGTTATGCCAGTCTTCCATCACAAAGTGCGGCTCGCTGGCATTGGCTATCTGCCGTACCGAAGGCAGGCAGCCGTTCGGGAAAATGTACTTGTTGATCCACGGGTCAACGTTGTTATCGGTCCTTTTAGAACCAATAGTGTGCAGCAGGAAAAGCCCGTCCGGCTTCAGATTACGGTCAACCACGTTGAAATAGGTGGCGTAATTTTTCGGACCAACGTGTTCGAACATGCCGACGGAAACCACGCGGTCGAACTGATCGTTCAGGTCGCGGTAGTCCTGTAGCAAAATATTGACGTCCAGACCTTCGCATCGCGCCTGCGCCAGCTTTTGCTGTTCCGCCGAAATGGTGACGCCGACGACGCTGACGTTGTAATTTTTCGCCATATACCAGGCCAGACCACCCCAACCGCAGCCGATATCCAGCACGCGCATGCCGGGCTTAAGCTGAAGTTTCTGACAAATCAGGTCCAGTTTAGCAACCTGTGCCTGCTCAAGGCTTTCGGCCTCTTTCCAGTAGGCACAGGAATACTGCATGAACGGGTCGAGCATGCGGCTGAACAGATCGTTACCGAGATCGTAATGTTCTTTGCCGACAATCCACGCGCGTTTTTTACTTTGCAGATTTAGCAGACGGGCGCTGGCGATACGCAGCGTGTCTTTGAAATGGCGGGGGAGCTGGTTTTCGAGTCCGGCGCGCAACACCTTATTGAAAAAGATGTCGAGCCGGTCGCACTCCCACCAGCCGTCCATGTAGCTTTCGCCTAATCCCAGCGAGCCTTCCTGCAGCACGCGCTTAAAAAAACCGGGATTAGTGACTTTGATATCAAAGGGCGCAGCCCCATTAATGCCAATCCCTGCTCGGCCCAGCAGTTCGCTGACGATACGAAACCAATCATCATTTGGCACGCTTACTTCTTCTATACACGATGTGCTCATAGCTTCTCCATCACGGGGCTTGTGATCAGAACCTTAAAACAGCGTAGACGCTTTTTCGGTTTTGTGAGAACTCTCACGGTTAAACCGTGAGACGACTATCCGACGTAGAACAGCGTAGAACAGAGGAAGGGAGATAACCCTTGCCGAATGGCCTTCCGTGGTGAAACGGGAGACATCCTTCTCCCGTTAATATCGAAAAATTATCGTATTTATGTGATACGTAACTCAGTATAGGACGCAAAAATCCGTGATTCAATAAAAAGATATTAGCAAGCTAATTACTTTTTTATTGCAT harbors:
- the mdtK gene encoding MdtK family multidrug efflux MATE transporter, translating into MQKYVIEARQLLALAIPVIFAQVAQTAMGFVDTVMAGGYSATDMAAVAIGTSIWLPAILFGHGLLLALTPVIAQLNGSGRRDRIAHQVRQGFWLAGAVSVLIMIVLWNAGHIIRAMHNIDPLLADKAVGYLRALLWGAPGYLFFQVARNQCEGLAKTKPGMVMGFLGLLVNIPVNYIFIYGHFGMPELGGVGCGVATASVYWVMFIAMLSYVKRARSMRDIHSDALTEKPDLSVLKRLIQLGLPIALALFFEVTLFAVVALLVSPLGIVNVAGHQIALNFSSLMFVLPMSLAAAVTIRVGFRLGQGSTLDAQTAAWTGLGVGVCMAVMTAIFTVSLREHIALLYNDNPEVVTLAAQLMLLAAIYQISDSIQVIGSGILRGYKDTRSIFFITFTAYWVLGLPSGYILALTDMVVPRMGPAGFWMGFIIGLTSAAILMMLRMRFLQRQPSTRILQRAAR
- a CDS encoding cation:dicarboxylate symporter family transporter; translated protein: MFITLAYIVLFLVCSWGIFRIDQKSASLSKSVFIAIFIGAVIGLSLHLIHADSSKTVIDWYSIIGNGYVNLLKLVAIPLIFISILSAINKLENSAGIGKMSLTIVGCMLFLVMTAGFVGLLTTQALGLDASAFGHMQSTLTADDVTKTASVSLPQLLTSLIPTNLFLDLTGARSVSVIGIVIFTLLAGIALLKVKKDAPEEGAKLSAAINATQVWVMKMVRIVIALTPYGVMALMAKVFSSYQIEQFASLLGFIGACYLAVLMMFIVHALLLALSGHNPVQYYKTVWPVLTFAFVSRSSAAAIPLAISAQERFGVPNTIASISASFGSSMGQNGCAGIYPAVMVAMIAPTLGIDPLSISFLAAMLPAIALGSIGVAGVGGGGTFAALIVLSTLNFPVALVGIFIAIEPVVDMARTALNVNGSMMSGVLATRMLNKSAGEPQRQTTPN
- a CDS encoding sugar O-acetyltransferase, with the translated sequence MKNKERKARGLPYHYDDPEIIDEQKAYVERLYDFNATRPCEQEKRQTLLKAMFAEIGEGCQVEPPVRSNWGCRNVHLGRGVFCNTNLTFIDDAGIYIGDNTMIAPNVVITTAGHPILPILREHNYVYAFAVHIGKNVWIGSGVQILPGVTIGDNSVIGAGSVVTRDIPANAVAFGVPCRVVREIGEQDKQFYFKDKPLDVQE
- a CDS encoding riboflavin synthase — protein: MFTGIVQGVAKVVSIDEKPNFRTHVVEMPDDMLDGIETGASVAHNGCCLTVTEINGNRISFDLMKETLRITNLGELTEGDVVNVERAARFSDEIGGHLMSGHIMTTAEVAKILTSENNRQIWFKVQDPTLMKYILYKGFIGVDGISLTVGEVTPTRFCVHLIPETLQRTTLGKKKLGEKVNIEIDPQTQAVVDTVERVLAAKEAAAVPRSSADE
- the fabV gene encoding enoyl-ACP reductase FabV, with protein sequence MIIKPKIRGFICTTTHPTGCKANVNRQIDYVKKNGQMAKGPARVLVIGASTGYGLASRISAAFGSGAATIGVFFEKPGIESKPGSAGWYNSAAFDEAAKKEGLYSKSINGDAFSDECRDEVIKLIKEDLGQIDLVVYSLASPVRKMPKTGEIVRSALKPIGEVYTSKAIDTNKDQITTASIEPATEEEVQNTVTVMGGEDWELWIDALSKANVLADGVKTVAYSYIGTDLTWPIYWHGALGKAKEDLDRAASALRGQLAPLHGSANVAVLKSVVTQASSAIPVMPLYISMVFKLMKEQGIHEGCIEQINRLMTTSLYGEKNALDDNQRIRMDDWELREDIQQACRDLWPLITTENLAQETDYAGYKQEFLNLFGFGFAEVDYDADVNPEVEFDVVTL
- the cfa gene encoding cyclopropane fatty acyl phospholipid synthase, with the translated sequence MSTSCIEEVSVPNDDWFRIVSELLGRAGIGINGAAPFDIKVTNPGFFKRVLQEGSLGLGESYMDGWWECDRLDIFFNKVLRAGLENQLPRHFKDTLRIASARLLNLQSKKRAWIVGKEHYDLGNDLFSRMLDPFMQYSCAYWKEAESLEQAQVAKLDLICQKLQLKPGMRVLDIGCGWGGLAWYMAKNYNVSVVGVTISAEQQKLAQARCEGLDVNILLQDYRDLNDQFDRVVSVGMFEHVGPKNYATYFNVVDRNLKPDGLFLLHTIGSKRTDNNVDPWINKYIFPNGCLPSVRQIANASEPHFVMEDWHNFGADYDTTLMAWHHRFLASWPEIADNYSERFKRMFTYYLNACAGAFRARDIQLWQVVFSRGADGGLRIAR